The following are encoded in a window of Methylicorpusculum oleiharenae genomic DNA:
- the hflX gene encoding ribosome rescue GTPase HflX: MFERPQSGERAVLVHLTLQANQEDLSELRELAKSAGAEPVCVVVGNRRSPDSKYFVGTGKLEEIRQAVEEHSADLVLFNHSLSPSQERNVEKALNVRVVDRNGLILDIFAQRAQTFEGKLQVELAQLRHLSTRLVRGWTHLERQKGGIGLRGPGETQLETDRRLLGVRIKQIQARLEKVKKQRHQGRLKRKKAEISSVSLVGYTNAGKSTLFNALTGANAYAADQLFATLDPTLRNCLLPNNTEIVLADTVGFIRHLPHELVAAFRSTLQEASEADLLLHVIDANAEDRDDTIFQVNQVLTDIDAYQIRQLQIFNKIDLLPDVKPHVDRDDTGNAVRIWLSAQTGEGLDLLQEVLAESFTPSKIRRHCRLRPDQAGIRAKLFDFAKIINEQCQDDGGWDIWMEIDQKKLGLLKDVVMEEF, encoded by the coding sequence TTGTTTGAGCGTCCTCAATCGGGTGAGCGGGCCGTGCTCGTTCACCTAACACTACAAGCCAATCAAGAAGACTTATCGGAACTGCGGGAACTGGCCAAATCAGCGGGTGCTGAGCCTGTTTGCGTAGTGGTAGGCAACCGGCGAAGCCCCGATTCGAAATATTTTGTTGGAACCGGCAAACTGGAAGAAATCAGACAGGCTGTAGAAGAGCATTCTGCCGACTTGGTGTTGTTCAATCACTCGCTTTCTCCCAGCCAGGAGCGCAATGTTGAAAAAGCGCTCAATGTCAGGGTGGTGGACAGAAATGGGCTTATCCTGGATATTTTTGCGCAGCGCGCGCAGACTTTCGAGGGTAAATTGCAAGTTGAGCTGGCGCAATTGCGGCATTTGTCGACGCGATTGGTTCGCGGTTGGACCCATCTTGAAAGGCAGAAAGGCGGCATTGGTCTGAGAGGGCCGGGTGAAACTCAGTTGGAAACCGATAGAAGGCTTTTGGGTGTAAGGATAAAACAAATCCAGGCCCGCCTTGAGAAAGTTAAAAAGCAGCGTCATCAAGGACGCCTGAAACGAAAAAAAGCCGAGATTTCTTCAGTTTCGCTAGTCGGTTATACCAATGCCGGTAAATCTACCCTATTCAATGCCCTAACGGGCGCTAATGCCTATGCGGCCGATCAGTTATTTGCGACGCTGGATCCTACTTTACGCAATTGTTTGCTCCCGAATAATACTGAAATCGTTTTGGCCGACACGGTAGGGTTTATCCGTCATTTGCCGCATGAACTGGTTGCAGCCTTCCGATCTACGCTGCAGGAAGCCAGTGAGGCGGATTTATTGTTACATGTCATTGATGCCAACGCAGAAGACAGGGATGACACAATTTTTCAAGTCAATCAGGTGTTAACCGATATTGATGCTTACCAGATAAGACAGTTGCAGATATTTAACAAAATAGATCTACTTCCTGATGTAAAGCCCCATGTCGATAGGGACGATACGGGCAACGCGGTCAGAATCTGGCTGTCTGCTCAGACGGGCGAAGGCTTGGATTTATTGCAAGAGGTTTTGGCCGAATCATTTACACCTTCTAAAATCAGAAGGCATTGCCGGTTAAGGCCTGATCAGGCCGGCATTCGTGCCAAGTTGTTTGATTTTGCAAAAATCATCAATGAGCAATGCCAGGACGATGGCGGCTGGGATATTTGGATGGAAATCGATCAAAAAAAACTGGGCTTATTGAAAGATGTTGTTATGGAAGAATTTTAG
- the hflK gene encoding FtsH protease activity modulator HflK: protein MSWNEPGGGDKKDPWSGRGSEKGPPDLDEAIRSLQEKLGGIFGGGGNNEPGSSMKSIGYLAAGAVVLWGLSGFYIVDEGNHGVVTRFGKFTDTTQAGLNWHMPAPIEQVQIVNVKQQRFIEVGYRSGGAQQTLGSVPREALMLTKDENIVDVRLAVQYQVKDAKQFLFNVANPSETLKQVTESAERGVIGSSNMDFVLTEGRSEIVAQIGKEIQEVMDAYQSGIQITSVNLQDAQPPEPVQGAFEDAIKAREDQQRLINEAQAYSNDVVPKARGAAARKSQEAEGYKEQVIAQAEGEATRFTNLLVEYKKAPDITRRRLYIETIESVLSKTNTVMIDVKGGNNLLYLPIDKLAKQPVPNVETINLPQPSLSQPQPVENIQRGAVRGRDVRGRQ from the coding sequence ATGTCCTGGAATGAACCTGGCGGCGGCGATAAAAAAGACCCTTGGAGTGGGCGCGGAAGTGAAAAAGGGCCTCCCGATCTGGATGAGGCAATCCGCTCATTACAAGAGAAATTAGGCGGTATTTTTGGCGGTGGCGGAAATAATGAGCCCGGATCGTCAATGAAGAGCATAGGCTATCTGGCGGCCGGCGCAGTTGTGCTCTGGGGTCTAAGCGGATTCTATATTGTCGACGAAGGTAATCATGGCGTGGTTACTCGTTTCGGTAAGTTCACTGACACGACACAAGCCGGTTTAAACTGGCATATGCCTGCGCCGATTGAGCAGGTGCAAATCGTCAATGTCAAGCAACAACGTTTCATCGAAGTGGGTTATAGAAGCGGAGGTGCGCAACAAACTTTAGGTTCTGTGCCCAGAGAAGCATTGATGCTGACCAAAGATGAAAATATTGTCGATGTCAGATTGGCGGTTCAGTATCAGGTTAAGGATGCCAAACAGTTTCTGTTTAATGTTGCCAACCCTTCTGAAACACTGAAACAAGTCACTGAATCCGCTGAAAGAGGTGTTATCGGTTCCAGCAACATGGACTTCGTTTTAACAGAAGGCCGCAGCGAAATTGTTGCTCAAATCGGTAAAGAAATACAAGAAGTCATGGATGCCTATCAGTCCGGAATCCAGATTACCAGTGTCAACTTGCAAGATGCCCAGCCACCCGAACCGGTACAAGGCGCATTTGAAGACGCTATCAAGGCTCGAGAAGATCAGCAGCGTTTGATCAACGAAGCTCAAGCTTATTCGAACGATGTAGTGCCCAAAGCACGTGGTGCTGCTGCCAGAAAATCTCAGGAAGCGGAAGGTTATAAAGAACAGGTCATTGCTCAGGCAGAAGGTGAAGCAACCCGTTTTACCAATCTGCTGGTGGAATACAAGAAAGCACCTGATATTACTCGCAGAAGACTTTATATCGAGACGATTGAAAGCGTTCTGAGTAAAACCAATACGGTAATGATCGATGTCAAAGGCGGAAATAATTTACTTTATTTGCCTATTGATAAACTGGCAAAACAACCGGTGCCTAACGTTGAGACTATCAACTTACCTCAGCCTAGCTTAAGTCAGCCGCAACCAGTCGAGAATATTCAGCGAGGCGCAGTGCGTGGCCGTGACGTAAGAGGTCGTCAATGA
- the hflC gene encoding protease modulator HflC gives MMQNKILIGIAAVLFLGIMCIFTVSETEKAIKFQLGEIVKDDYEPGLYFKLPVVNNVKKFDSRIQTMDSKPERFLTAEKKNVIVDSFVKWRIGDVKTFYTVVAGDINQANLRLDQIIKDAFRSEFSKRDIKQLVSTDRKIIRDILIAKSREVAANLGLEIIDVQVKRIDLPSEVSSSVYLRMEAERERVAREFRSQGSEAAERIRADADRQRVVTLANAYKEAEKLRGEGDARSAEIYAKAYTEDPEFYSFYRSLNAYRETFNKPDQMLVIDPESDFFRYFKSQK, from the coding sequence ATGATGCAAAATAAAATTTTAATAGGAATAGCAGCGGTTTTATTTCTAGGCATAATGTGTATCTTTACTGTCTCGGAAACCGAAAAAGCAATCAAATTTCAATTAGGTGAAATAGTAAAAGACGATTACGAGCCGGGTCTTTACTTCAAATTGCCTGTTGTTAACAACGTCAAAAAGTTTGATAGCCGGATTCAGACCATGGACAGTAAGCCGGAGCGTTTTTTAACGGCTGAAAAGAAAAACGTGATCGTTGACTCTTTCGTCAAATGGCGGATCGGAGACGTAAAAACGTTCTATACAGTTGTTGCCGGTGATATTAACCAGGCGAATCTTCGTCTCGATCAAATCATCAAAGATGCTTTCAGAAGCGAATTCAGTAAGCGTGATATCAAGCAACTGGTTTCGACCGACCGGAAGATCATCCGCGATATTTTGATAGCGAAGTCTAGAGAAGTCGCAGCAAATCTTGGTCTGGAAATCATTGATGTGCAGGTTAAACGTATTGATTTACCTAGCGAAGTCAGCAGTTCGGTTTACCTGAGAATGGAAGCGGAGCGTGAACGAGTAGCTCGTGAATTCCGGTCTCAAGGTTCGGAAGCGGCTGAGCGTATTCGAGCCGATGCAGACAGGCAACGTGTAGTTACTCTGGCTAATGCATACAAAGAAGCTGAAAAGTTACGCGGTGAAGGTGATGCGCGTTCGGCAGAGATTTACGCCAAGGCTTACACAGAAGATCCTGAGTTTTATTCGTTTTACAGAAGCTTGAATGCTTACCGTGAAACATTCAATAAACCGGATCAAATGCTGGTGATAGATCCTGAGTCCGATTTTTTCAGGTATTTTAAATCACAAAAGTAA
- a CDS encoding ATP phosphoribosyltransferase regulatory subunit, with protein MQQKNSWLLPEGIEEVLPEDAKRLENLRSNILNVFKRWGYQLVITPFIDYLDSLLTGSGHDLDLQTFKLTDQLSGEMLGIRADMTPQVARIDAHNLKHAWPTRLCYTGTVLHTVGDALEKSRSPMQIGAELYGHNGLESDLEIIQLMLEMLAISGIQHVHIDLGHVGIYRALCRQAGLSKIQETSLFDILQRKAKSELQVFVQELDIDEQLKQFLLVLPELNGGRETLVKASQVLSKADETVNKALQELTLLADRLALDFPSLPISFDLAELRGYHYHTGIVFAAFVSSVGREIARGGRYDNIGAVFGRARPATGFSADLKVLSELNPSENKEQAELIFAPAVNDSALSEAVRNLRAAGRCVVQELPGQSGDYRSMGCTAVLEKNNKDWIVKALA; from the coding sequence ATGCAACAAAAAAATTCCTGGCTTTTACCTGAAGGTATAGAGGAAGTATTGCCTGAAGATGCCAAGCGTCTTGAGAACCTTAGAAGTAATATTCTCAATGTTTTTAAACGCTGGGGTTATCAATTGGTTATTACCCCGTTCATTGATTATCTGGATTCACTTTTGACCGGTTCCGGCCATGATCTTGATCTGCAGACTTTCAAGCTAACCGATCAATTAAGCGGCGAAATGTTGGGTATTCGTGCCGATATGACGCCCCAGGTGGCAAGAATTGATGCGCACAATCTCAAACATGCCTGGCCGACCCGCCTTTGTTATACCGGCACCGTTCTCCACACAGTTGGCGATGCGCTGGAAAAATCCAGAAGTCCGATGCAGATCGGAGCTGAGCTTTACGGTCATAATGGACTGGAAAGCGATCTGGAAATTATTCAATTGATGCTGGAAATGCTGGCTATTTCAGGGATTCAGCACGTCCATATTGATCTGGGGCATGTAGGCATTTACCGGGCGTTATGCCGACAGGCCGGGCTTTCTAAAATTCAGGAAACGTCATTGTTTGACATCTTGCAGCGTAAAGCCAAGTCAGAATTGCAAGTATTTGTTCAGGAGCTTGATATCGATGAGCAATTGAAACAATTTTTGCTGGTTTTACCTGAACTGAATGGCGGCAGGGAAACCCTGGTCAAAGCGAGTCAGGTCTTGTCCAAGGCGGATGAAACTGTCAATAAAGCATTGCAGGAACTGACCTTGCTGGCCGATCGGTTGGCGCTTGATTTTCCCTCATTGCCTATCAGCTTCGATTTAGCAGAATTGCGCGGTTATCATTATCATACCGGTATTGTTTTCGCTGCATTTGTTTCGTCGGTTGGCCGTGAAATTGCCCGGGGGGGACGTTATGACAATATTGGCGCTGTCTTTGGCCGGGCCAGACCCGCGACCGGATTTAGTGCGGATTTAAAAGTATTGTCAGAATTGAATCCGTCCGAAAATAAAGAACAGGCGGAATTGATTTTTGCACCGGCCGTTAATGATTCGGCATTATCTGAAGCGGTCAGAAATCTGCGCGCGGCGGGCAGATGTGTAGTTCAGGAATTGCCAGGTCAATCCGGAGATTATCGCTCCATGGGTTGCACTGCGGTTCTTGAAAAAAATAATAAAGACTGGATTGTTAAAGCGTTGGCTTAA
- a CDS encoding adenylosuccinate synthase, producing MGKNVVVIGTQWGDEGKGKLVDLLTEQADAVVRFQGGHNAGHTLVIQGKKTVLHLIPSGILRESVQCLIGNGVVLSQQALLKEIEILEKAGIKVRERLLISEACALILPIHVAIDLAREKARGSKAIGTTGRGIGPAYEDKAARRGLRAGDLRDVKGFSEKLHELADLHNFMLKNYYHAEPIDVQSMLDEALQFGEQVKPMLADVGEILSVYQAQGKHLLFEGAQGALLDIDHGTYPYVTSSNTTAGGAATGTGVGPLSLDYVLGITKAYSTRVGNGPFPTELLNDIGEHIGQKGHEFGATTGRKRRTGWFDAVSMRKSAAMNSLSGICLTKLDVLDGLEKIGICNAYRLNGQLTGIAPLGADQYEVCEAVIEELPGWSEPTAGVTNYDDLPENAKAYIKKIEELVGVKVAIISTGPDRDETIILESPF from the coding sequence ATGGGAAAAAATGTAGTTGTAATCGGCACTCAATGGGGTGATGAAGGCAAAGGTAAGCTGGTTGATTTACTGACCGAGCAGGCAGATGCGGTGGTCCGTTTTCAGGGCGGACATAATGCCGGACATACACTGGTGATTCAGGGTAAAAAGACAGTCTTGCATCTGATACCTTCGGGTATTTTACGTGAGAGCGTCCAATGCTTGATAGGCAATGGTGTCGTATTAAGCCAGCAGGCTTTGCTTAAAGAAATCGAGATTCTTGAGAAAGCCGGCATCAAGGTGCGGGAACGCTTATTGATCAGTGAAGCCTGTGCATTGATTTTACCTATCCATGTTGCCATTGATCTGGCAAGAGAAAAGGCGAGAGGCAGCAAGGCCATTGGCACAACGGGCAGAGGCATAGGTCCCGCGTATGAGGATAAAGCTGCCAGGCGAGGGCTGCGGGCAGGTGATTTGCGTGACGTCAAAGGCTTTTCTGAGAAGTTGCACGAACTTGCCGATCTGCACAATTTTATGCTGAAAAACTATTATCATGCTGAGCCAATAGACGTCCAATCCATGCTGGATGAAGCATTGCAGTTTGGAGAGCAGGTCAAGCCGATGTTAGCCGATGTAGGTGAAATTTTGTCGGTGTATCAGGCGCAAGGTAAGCATCTTTTATTTGAAGGGGCTCAGGGTGCATTGCTCGATATCGATCACGGAACTTACCCTTATGTGACTTCATCCAACACTACCGCAGGAGGGGCTGCCACCGGAACCGGTGTGGGACCTTTAAGTCTGGATTATGTGTTGGGTATTACTAAAGCCTATTCAACGCGAGTCGGAAACGGCCCGTTTCCTACCGAACTGCTGAATGATATCGGCGAACACATCGGTCAAAAAGGTCATGAATTTGGCGCGACAACCGGCAGAAAAAGGCGAACAGGCTGGTTTGATGCAGTTTCTATGCGCAAATCTGCGGCCATGAACAGTTTAAGCGGAATCTGCTTAACCAAACTGGACGTACTGGATGGTCTTGAAAAAATCGGGATTTGCAACGCTTACCGGTTAAACGGGCAATTGACCGGAATTGCGCCGTTAGGAGCTGATCAATATGAAGTCTGCGAGGCAGTGATAGAGGAGTTGCCGGGTTGGAGCGAACCTACAGCAGGCGTGACGAATTATGACGACCTGCCTGAGAACGCAAAAGCCTATATCAAAAAAATAGAAGAATTGGTCGGTGTAAAAGTGGCCATTATTTCTACCGGACCTGACAGAGATGAAACCATTATTCTGGAAAGTCCTTTTTAG
- a CDS encoding PHP domain-containing protein, which produces MTEIYDLHCHSTASDGALSPRDLVSRAKQYGVTHLALTDHDTVAGVAEAQRAAEMEGINLITGIEFSTTWQSHCLHIVGLNLDPSHPLVAEGSHAIQTIRNERAEKISIKLEKKRIPGAFESVKKAAGDGMITRTHFAEFLLSQGYVDTLQGAFDNYLGDGKPGYVSTQWPGLEEVVNWITASGGIAVLAHPMRYKLSGSWMRRLLIDFKEMGGLSIEVVSGRNNPDEINTLARYAKQFDLAGSAGSDFHNPKNIWVELGRLNPMPDFVTPVWHLFETKALTS; this is translated from the coding sequence ATGACTGAGATATACGATCTTCACTGTCATTCAACCGCATCGGATGGCGCGTTATCACCCCGGGATTTAGTCAGCCGTGCCAAGCAATACGGTGTCACTCACCTGGCATTAACCGATCATGATACGGTGGCTGGCGTTGCTGAGGCTCAACGTGCTGCAGAAATGGAGGGCATCAATCTGATTACCGGTATCGAGTTTTCAACGACATGGCAGTCGCATTGCCTGCATATCGTCGGCTTGAACCTGGACCCCTCCCATCCTTTGGTAGCTGAAGGATCTCACGCGATACAAACGATTCGTAATGAACGCGCTGAAAAAATTTCCATCAAGCTTGAAAAAAAGCGGATTCCCGGTGCATTCGAATCTGTAAAAAAAGCCGCGGGAGACGGCATGATCACGCGTACTCATTTTGCAGAATTTTTGCTGTCTCAAGGTTATGTAGACACCTTGCAAGGCGCATTTGATAATTATCTGGGTGATGGCAAACCCGGTTATGTTTCTACACAATGGCCTGGTTTGGAAGAAGTCGTTAACTGGATTACCGCATCAGGTGGTATTGCTGTTCTGGCGCACCCTATGCGGTACAAATTAAGCGGGTCATGGATGAGGCGTCTTCTGATAGATTTTAAGGAAATGGGGGGATTATCAATAGAGGTGGTGTCAGGAAGAAACAACCCGGACGAAATCAATACTTTAGCGCGCTATGCCAAACAATTTGACTTGGCAGGATCGGCAGGTTCTGATTTTCATAATCCCAAGAATATCTGGGTGGAATTGGGTCGTTTAAACCCTATGCCTGACTTTGTTACACCGGTCTGGCATTTATTCGAAACAAAGGCTTTGACTTCATAA
- a CDS encoding ABC transporter ATP-binding protein, with protein MQSKASHPPKAFTYTWDYLFGVALQHKKQLIIAHIIAILATIASVPVPLLMPLLVDEVLLKKPGITVHTIDYWVPANWQTPVVYISIVLFASLLLRVVSIAFNIVQARQFTLISKDIVFRIRHRLINHLQTISMAEYESLGSGSVVTHLVTDLDTIDNFIGSTISRLLVAILTILGTAVILLWMHWQLGLFILLLNPLVIYFTRTVGSRVKDLKNRENSAYEIFQQALTETLEAIHQIRASNRERHYCQLLVDAARTVKEQSGAFAWKSDAASRLSFLVFLFGFDVFRATAMLMVFYSDLSIGEMLAVFGYLWFMMAPVQEVLGIQYAYFAAKAALARINRLTKLQQEPQYPHLNNPFKNKKSVSIRVENLHFSYTDEPILNNINLTIKAGEKVALVGASGGGKSTLVQTLIGLYSPSAGTIYYDNIPIEQIGLEVVREHVVTVLQHPILFNDTIRANLTMGKPEDDSVLWQALQIAQLKDTVSDLPLGLDTVIGRHGMRLSGGQRQRMAIARMVTADPKVVILDEATSALDSATEYQVHHALNDFLKNRTTIIIAHRLSAVKQADHVYVFEEGTVCEQGRHDTLIQQKGLYAKLYGEYQ; from the coding sequence GTGCAATCAAAAGCCTCCCACCCTCCCAAAGCGTTTACTTACACGTGGGACTACCTTTTTGGTGTTGCTTTACAACACAAAAAACAACTGATCATCGCTCATATCATAGCGATTCTGGCAACGATTGCCAGCGTTCCGGTTCCTTTGCTGATGCCTTTGCTGGTCGACGAGGTATTACTCAAAAAACCCGGCATTACCGTTCACACCATTGATTACTGGGTACCCGCCAACTGGCAGACGCCGGTTGTCTATATTTCAATCGTGTTGTTTGCCAGTTTATTACTTCGCGTCGTATCGATTGCGTTCAATATCGTGCAGGCCAGGCAATTTACCCTAATTTCCAAGGATATCGTTTTTCGCATCCGCCATCGATTGATCAATCATTTGCAAACGATCTCCATGGCGGAATATGAAAGCCTGGGCTCAGGTTCGGTAGTCACGCATCTGGTTACCGATCTTGATACCATCGACAATTTTATCGGCTCAACCATCAGCCGGCTTTTGGTCGCCATTCTAACCATTCTGGGCACTGCTGTTATTTTGCTGTGGATGCACTGGCAGCTCGGCTTGTTTATTTTATTGCTGAATCCCCTGGTAATTTACTTCACTCGAACGGTTGGCAGCCGGGTAAAGGATTTGAAAAATAGGGAAAATTCCGCGTATGAAATTTTCCAGCAAGCACTTACAGAAACGCTGGAAGCGATTCATCAAATCAGGGCGAGCAACCGGGAACGCCATTATTGTCAATTATTGGTCGATGCCGCAAGAACTGTCAAAGAGCAATCCGGCGCTTTTGCCTGGAAAAGTGATGCCGCATCCCGCTTGAGTTTTCTTGTCTTCCTGTTTGGATTTGATGTTTTTAGAGCGACGGCCATGCTGATGGTTTTCTATTCTGACCTGAGCATAGGCGAGATGCTCGCTGTATTCGGCTACTTGTGGTTTATGATGGCCCCTGTTCAAGAGGTGCTGGGTATCCAATATGCCTATTTTGCCGCCAAAGCCGCACTGGCTCGGATAAACCGTTTGACAAAATTACAACAGGAACCGCAATACCCGCACCTCAATAATCCTTTTAAAAACAAAAAAAGCGTTTCCATCCGTGTTGAAAACCTTCATTTCAGTTACACCGACGAACCCATTCTGAACAATATCAATCTGACCATCAAAGCCGGAGAAAAAGTTGCCTTGGTTGGCGCAAGCGGCGGCGGCAAATCGACTTTGGTGCAAACGCTGATAGGACTTTACAGCCCCAGTGCCGGAACCATTTACTACGACAACATTCCCATTGAACAGATTGGCCTGGAAGTGGTCAGAGAGCATGTTGTCACTGTTTTGCAACACCCCATTCTTTTTAACGATACCATTCGCGCCAACCTGACAATGGGTAAACCTGAAGATGATTCTGTTCTCTGGCAAGCCTTGCAGATAGCTCAACTGAAAGACACCGTTAGCGATCTTCCTTTGGGTTTGGATACTGTCATCGGACGACACGGCATGAGGCTTTCCGGCGGACAACGACAACGCATGGCTATCGCGAGAATGGTTACGGCAGATCCTAAAGTCGTGATTCTGGATGAGGCCACATCGGCCCTGGATTCGGCAACCGAGTATCAGGTTCATCACGCGTTGAATGATTTTTTAAAAAATCGCACAACGATTATTATTGCTCACCGTTTAAGCGCGGTTAAGCAGGCCGATCATGTTTATGTGTTTGAAGAAGGCACCGTATGTGAACAGGGACGGCATGACACCCTTATTCAACAAAAAGGCCTTTATGCAAAACTTTATGGCGAGTACCAGTAA